The window AAGGTTTGTGGAGAAGATCTTAGCCTTCAGAGTTCAGTTGCTGAATTGTTTTTGTGTGATGTTTAGCACCTGGAAACTCATGCTGATGATATGCTGCTACATGCATGATCCTGTCCTCTGCATGTTTATCTGAAAAGCTCCCGCTAAGCTGATGTTGCACTGCATGATGTTTTCAGAACCTTGAGAAGTATCTCTTCCTTGGTGTTCTAAATGTTTAGTTGTTGTATACTACTGTATATTTCAGTATCTAGAAAATTGCCGCTGAAATTTCTCCTAATTATTTTTAGTTGTTTTCAGGAATGCAAGACCAAGATTCACAAAGGAGATCTTTGCCTACTTGTTCATGAGTGCGCTACTTGGGTAATGTTTTTGTTCTTTTGGAGAATCCTAATTGGGTAATGGTACTTCTGTCTAGGTTCAATGGAGGAGACAATTCAAAAGAGTGCTGTAAATTATAATagtgttttccttttttttgtctGAATGTGTGTATAACTGTATACAGGGCACTATTCGCTCAGTATCTGTTCTTCTTGGGCTTGAGCTACACCACTGCAACACTGGCTGCAACTGTCTCCAATATGACCCCAATCTTCACCTTCCTGATCGCCGTCCCTCTTCGGTCAGTTTCTTAATAGTTGACATATAGCTTCAAGTCACAAACTATTCATCCAGACTGAAACTAGTTACACAGGTCGGAAACAGTAGACGTGAGGAGCAAGGCGGGTCTGGCGAAGATCGCAGGAACACTAGCGTCTGTCAGTGGTGCGATACTGCTGAGCCTGTACAAGGGTGCTGCCCTGACTCACACAGCATCTTCGACCCAAGAACATGCTGGAAATGGCACAACCGGCAGCAGTGGCAGCAAGGGGAGATGGTTGCTGGGCTCGGCATTACTGCTGCTGAACTGCATCACCTTCTCACTCTGGATGCTGCTGCAAGGGAAGCTCACCAAGAAGTACCCTGCAGTCATCTCCAGCACTGCATTCATGGCCTTGATCAGCTCACTGCAAGCAGGGGCACTGGCAGTCACCACCCAAAGGCACCTCTCAGTTTGGCTGCTCCGAGGAAGTATTCAGATTGCAACCGTTCTTTTCGCGGTACGTAAGATATAGCTCAGATACCACCAACCTGTAAAGAATCAATAAAATCTTCTGTTATCTATAAAAAGACCACCAAGTAATCTTTTCTTTTTTCGAGTACAGCTATTTGATCCCACTTGTCTGGACAAAATGGTTTAGCAGTCTAGCAGTCTTGCTTATATTGTCCTATATGTTTGGGGTTGGATTTGGTAATGTAAGGAGACCTTACAATTCTTCATGGCTCTGATAGTTAGGAACAACATGGCCCCATGAGTTAGACACATGCCTTGATCTGTGACAAAGAATTTTAAATTCAGTTAGAACAGGAATTTTCGACACAAAGAATGCTTCAGGTTCAGCGTAATGTACACTGAAACTTTGCACTTTTGCTTTACAGGGAGTGGGAGTATCGGGGATAGGGTATGTGCTGATGACCTGGTGCATCGAGAAGAGAGGGCCGGTGTTCACTGCAGGCTTCTTGCCTCTCATTCAGATCATTGCTGGAGTCCTTGATCTCCTCGTCCTTCATGAACAGCTTTACGTGGGAAGGTATTGGCTTTTACTAAAGTTCAGGAGAGAAACTGCATGACAGAGAAATGTGCGAAATAAGAATAAACTCTATTTAGTTGTTCGGTAGCACATCATGTGAAATATCATGCTTACTAAGTTAGCCGTTTACTTTCTCAAAGTCTAGTACAGATCATGTGTCCTCATTAGATAGAAAAAATCTCTGAAATAAATTTCTGATCCAGTTATCGTTGTGCACTTGTACTATGACTTATCACCTACAAGGACTAAGAATTGACATGTTTCGAAAATGTTGCAAGTGTAAAAATACCTATCAACATCAACTCTCACCAACGGACTAACAATTGACGTATTGCTAAGTTGCGTACAGAACTATCGGCCAAACAACAACTTTGCTTTAAGGCACAGAACTTCGGCAAAACAACAGAAAAGTCACACTTTTGTTTCTCTTTTTGTCCTTGAAGTGTGGTAGGTGCTGCTCTTGTCATTGGAGGCCTCTATCTTCTGCTCTGGGGGAAGAGCAAGGAAGCATCGTCAGCTGCCATTTTATCAGAGAAAGGACTCGAAGAAGATAAGGAGACACAGGAAAATTTGTGAAGTATAGAAAGGGCATTCTTACTAGTTAGTGGGGATGTCAAGAATGACCCTAAATGTTCCAACTATCTGCCCTGGCCCATGCTCTATGTACGTTGCTACAACTTTGAATAAGTCAGTGTCATATTTGTGCTCATTGTGCACTTTAGTTTCTGGTAGTGTGGTGCCTGGTGAGGTTGCCTTCCTTGCCTGGTATTCAACAGTGTACCAAATGATTACAGAAAAAACACTCGTCGGCGGGTTTTGCCGCCTTCATTGGAATGCAAAACTTGCCCTGATTTGTCATTGAAAATGACAGTTGGGCAGGAGCAAAATCACACTAACAAGCACAAAGGTGAATGGCCAGTAGTGGTGTTTGAGTTGAGCAATTCACTGCATCTTGTCATAGTATTGCTGACTCAAGGATAGCATTGCTGGTTGTTGACATATACCAGCTcacttttttttactaatggcaagTATTAGGTTCTTTTAGATGCTTTTGGAAGCACTTTTAATGTTAGCAAGTGAGAGGACTAGTCCACATACATAAAAAGGAGTTTCTGCAGTCTCAGTGCTTCCGTCTTTTCTCCACCTTCTCGGCATCTTATGTAATTTTTGGTCGGGGCACCAGAAAAGGTAAGGGACTGAATCAGGACATATATTTTACTTTCACGTTTGCACTACCAATTTGATTCCTACTGTCTACTGATATGCCATTTTATAGATTATTATTAATAATCTTCAGTAGTACGAGTAAGTTGTCACAAAGAGTAGCAAAGGAAATAATTTATTATGTTGATAGCATATTAGCATTTACTTTTTTGCCCCCCTTGCATGAATGACCGCCGTCACTTCTGGTCAGTGAGTAGCATTGCAGGGCTATATAATCAGACAGTTAATGAGCGTATCCGTCATCTTGTAGCGGCAATCTTACAATGTGGGTGCAGGAGTGGAAGCCGGTGATGGGAATGCTGGCCTTCGACCTCATCTCTGCTGTGATGACGGCGCTGGTGAAGAAGGCTCTGGAGCAAGGTCTGAACCGCCTGGTCCTCGTCACCCTCCGGCAGCTGGTCGCAACCATCTTCCTTGCCCCGATAGCCTTTTTCAAAGAACGGTATGCAAACACATGCATCCTTCCTTGTACTTACATACAATCTGCGTTCATTCCCCGGGTGAGACTGAAACTGCATAGCGCCGTGGCATTCCTGCATGCAGGAGCACGAGGCCCAAGCTCACATTGGAGATCCTGGCGTACCTCTTCTTCAGCGCCGTGTTTGGCGCGGCGCTCTCGCAGTACACCTTCTTCTACGGCCTGCAGTACACCACCGCCACCTTCGCCATAaccttcatcaacctctccccTGTGCTCACCTTCCTCATCGCCGTCGTGATGAGGATGGAaccgctgaagttgaagagcatggCGGGAGCCGCAAAGATCACCGGAACACTCACGTCGCTGGCCGGCTTGCTGCTGCTGAGTCTCTACAAGGGAGTGCCGCTGACGCACCAGGCCGCCGCTGCACCTAGCCCAGCTGCTTCTCACCATGCAGCACCCTCTGACAGCAGTGGCAACAGGAGCTGGATGCTGGGAACCATGGCGTTGCTGTTCAACTGCCTGTGCTTCTCCTTCTGGCTGCTGCTGCAGACAAAGCTGACCAAGAAGTACCCAGCCATCTATTCAAGCACCGCCATCATGTTCTTCATCAGCACGCTGCAGGGCGGGGCGGTGACGTTGGCGATGGAGAGACACGTGTCGTCGTGGATGCTGACCAGCAAGCTGGAGATCGTTACCGTCTTGTATGCAGTAAGTTAAACATCACCATCATCTTGACTTGTACCACCTTCGcaaggagaagaaaaaaaggaacttCTCCAAAAGGGGCAAGTACTTATAAAAGCCATTGCTTTAGCTTGCAGCTAACACTAGTCTATGCAATCAATACACGCCAGCTACTTGACCAACTTGAACAACTGAAACCAAAAATAGATGTGAAATAATAGTAGTAGACTAGTAGGTAAGTACCCAACTGCTTAATCTTGCAATGAAATTACATGTGCAGGGGATAGTCGGATCTGGAGCCGGGTACCTGATAATGACGTGGTGCGTCGAGAAGAAGGGCCCGGTCTTCACCGCAGCCTTCATCCCCATGATGCAGATCATGgtagccatcatcgatttcttcttcCTCCATGAACAAATCTACCTTGGAAGGTAATACATATGTAGTTCTTCTCAGTTTCATGCCTCCCTGTCCTTTTGCGATGATCATTGTCATCGCTGCCAACTGAATTGTTATTGTTGGCTGGAGATAAACTAAGTTAATGGTTTCAGCAATCAAATTGTAATGACAAAATTTATCTCTGCTTGTTAATCATGGGCGTGCATGTACAGCGTGCTAGGATCTGTACTGATGATACTGGGGCTCTATCTTGTGCTGTGGGGAAAGAAGAGGGATGAAGCAGCTACTACCACTAACAAGCAAGTCGGCGAACAAGCTGACGACAAGCCGTGAAACTCTAGAGATTATACACCCTTGGATTCGGTCATCGCAATGCAACACATAATATGTAGTTTTTCTTCCCATTTTACTTGACTGCTGGATGCAGCTagctacatactccctccgtcccaaaatataagaacgcttttaacactacactagtgtcaaaaacgttcttatattttgggacggagggggtaTGTTATATATAAGGTTGTTCCTAGCTGGTACTGTTGACATATGTCCATGCTACTGAAATAGTGGGATTTAGTAAATGAGCAGAGAGCTCATTTAGCATGCAGCTGCCAATGCTCTTCGGTAGCTGCATATGGGAAAATTATATGCGATCACGGGTCGAATGGTACTTCTTCCTTCTCAAGAACTTTGTTATTTTGGACATTCTCTTTTCCTGGTACCGATGCCTTGCAATTTCGTTTGCATTTCATCGAAAAATTCTCGGCGATCTTAATTTGCCTATGATTTCTTGGCAAAGACAGCAAAGTAATAAATACTTTATGTACCGTTATATTTCTTCTCCAAGAACAATAAGAACATATTCTTTTTttataaataaaaaatgaataaGAAACATAGTGTACCATAGCTAATTAGCATATTGTGCTTGTGCTGGCAAGTTGGGGCTGAGCTATGCAATTCTGGTGCGGCTGACGTAGCTAACTAGCCATCACAGTCCAAGTACATTTTTCCTCTAATGTACTATATGGACAGATTGTGTTCTCAAATTGTGGTAGTGGAACACATaataatatttatttatttattttcttgtcatTTTCCTACTGAATGGAGCTAGCTGTATATATGCTGGTACTTTTCTCTCCTGTCCAAATTACCAAATATGATTCAGTAAATGAGCAGAGAGCGTATGATTTGCAATTTTGCGATTTTGCTCTTTGGTTGATAGAGACAACAAAGTTATTAAGACTTTGTTCGTGGTAATATTATTCTGTGAAAAGCAATTTAAAAACGTATTCTCTCATGAGAATGACAAGAAATAAATAAATGAGCAAGAAATATATTCCCATGCAATGACAAAGGGCTGCTGGGCAAAGCAATTTGGGTGCTGCTGACGTAACTATCATAACTAATGTGTATTTTCCCTCTTTCTTTTGTTGTAGGTAGAAATATCGTGTCTCTAGATTGGGGACAGTGGTATCCCTAGTTCAAGTCCTACATTGACATTTCtgctcgcatttttctggatttatttcaaactttaccgaaaaaggctttcgccccgctttatatataaagcaatgatcAATGACAATCCGGTACAAACGCACTTCACACACAACACGCACGCCCAAGAcatgatacataggcgctgagcgcatcAACATGACCACCTAGCACTACAAGAGCAATCGGGGGGGCTCCAACAGTGAACACGCCACCGCGAAGATATGAAGCCATGTATGACGAACCGTGGACTCCAAGACGGTGCCTTCAGGAAGGTTACGACACTGGAGTGCCGACACCGTCCAatccgaggatcagagtttcccctggagccaCACGAcaggcaatgagagccgcgacaacgccttcaagaagggaacgagcaacgctgccgccggtccgtccgaggatagagcaggttttcaccccggccaacattcaccgccaccgaacgccactcCCCGACAACCACACCGCCCATGCAACCATGGCCATCGGGCAACACCGAGCGACGGGCTCCGCCCATGAGCATCgcgctaccaccaccagggccgccgccccggcatccaaggcCTAGATACCGCCTCACCTGATACCCGCCACTACCCCAACCGAAGAGATGATCGGATCCCAGAGCAAAAAAGCCCCCATCGATTCGTTCTACAGCACCGGGTGCGAGGCGAGCATGGTCTTGCTGCCGGGCGCAAGACAAGCTCGACCCTGCTGCCAAGCGTGAGACGAGcgtggtcctgctgccgggcgcgagacgcgcgtggtcctgctgccgggcgcgagacgcgcGTGGTCCTGCTGCTGGGCGCGAGACGAGTGTTGTCCTACAGccaggcgcgagacgagctcggtcctgcagccCGAGCGCGAGACTAACGATGGGCCGCAGCTGGGAGAGGCCATCCGTTCAACGGAGATGTGCGCTCAGTGGGAGAAGTTCTCATCGACTGCAAAGGCGTATGTGACggtttcgtcaatctcaagatgatgtgccggcTCAGTCTCAAATGTGCTCATAGGGATAGAGTGTATGTGCGTTCATAGGGACGAGTATACGTGAGCGTCTTCGACTATACCGTGTTCTAAAAAAACTAAAAGATTAACATAACATTAGATTTTGATATGGCTGCACATTGTCGCACAGAATATTAACATACATAGATGCCGCAATCGCAAGTGGAGCACCTGATC is drawn from Triticum dicoccoides isolate Atlit2015 ecotype Zavitan chromosome 6B, WEW_v2.0, whole genome shotgun sequence and contains these coding sequences:
- the LOC119322780 gene encoding WAT1-related protein At3g30340-like isoform X1, with translation MWVQEWKPVMGMLAFDLISAVMTALVKKALEQGLNRLVLVTLRQLVATIFLAPIAFFKERSTRPKLTLEILAYLFFSAVFGAALSQYTFFYGLQYTTATFAITFINLSPVLTFLIAVVMRMEPLKLKSMAGAAKITGTLTSLAGLLLLSLYKGVPLTHQAAAAPSPAASHHAAPSDSSGNRSWMLGTMALLFNCLCFSFWLLLQTKLTKKYPAIYSSTAIMFFISTLQGGAVTLAMERHVSSWMLTSKLEIVTVLYAGIVGSGAGYLIMTWCVEKKGPVFTAAFIPMMQIMVAIIDFFFLHEQIYLGSVLGSVLMILGLYLVLWGKKRDEAATTTNKQVGEQADDKP
- the LOC119322780 gene encoding WAT1-related protein At3g30340-like isoform X2: MLYEWKPVMGMLAFDLISAVMTALVKKALEQGLNRLVLVTLRQLVATIFLAPIAFFKERSTRPKLTLEILAYLFFSAVFGAALSQYTFFYGLQYTTATFAITFINLSPVLTFLIAVVMRMEPLKLKSMAGAAKITGTLTSLAGLLLLSLYKGVPLTHQAAAAPSPAASHHAAPSDSSGNRSWMLGTMALLFNCLCFSFWLLLQTKLTKKYPAIYSSTAIMFFISTLQGGAVTLAMERHVSSWMLTSKLEIVTVLYAGIVGSGAGYLIMTWCVEKKGPVFTAAFIPMMQIMVAIIDFFFLHEQIYLGSVLGSVLMILGLYLVLWGKKRDEAATTTNKQVGEQADDKP
- the LOC119322779 gene encoding WAT1-related protein At3g30340-like isoform X1, whose protein sequence is MGWIELLKPVAAMIAFDTLFAVMTVLVKKALDGGLNPVVLIALRQLVGAAFLAPIAYFKERNARPRFTKEIFAYLFMSALLGALFAQYLFFLGLSYTTATLAATVSNMTPIFTFLIAVPLRSETVDVRSKAGLAKIAGTLASVSGAILLSLYKGAALTHTASSTQEHAGNGTTGSSGSKGRWLLGSALLLLNCITFSLWMLLQGKLTKKYPAVISSTAFMALISSLQAGALAVTTQRHLSVWLLRGSIQIATVLFAGVGVSGIGYVLMTWCIEKRGPVFTAGFLPLIQIIAGVLDLLVLHEQLYVGSVVGAALVIGGLYLLLWGKSKEASSAAILSEKGLEEDKETQENL
- the LOC119322779 gene encoding WAT1-related protein At3g30340-like isoform X2, with protein sequence MIGKLRSMVGELVIGTPCEEQGILGRSLDQRTYLAKPILKNARPRFTKEIFAYLFMSALLGALFAQYLFFLGLSYTTATLAATVSNMTPIFTFLIAVPLRSETVDVRSKAGLAKIAGTLASVSGAILLSLYKGAALTHTASSTQEHAGNGTTGSSGSKGRWLLGSALLLLNCITFSLWMLLQGKLTKKYPAVISSTAFMALISSLQAGALAVTTQRHLSVWLLRGSIQIATVLFAGVGVSGIGYVLMTWCIEKRGPVFTAGFLPLIQIIAGVLDLLVLHEQLYVGSVVGAALVIGGLYLLLWGKSKEASSAAILSEKGLEEDKETQENL